TTAACCCACTCATTGCTCTGATCAGTTGAGCTTGAGTGATTGCTTCCTCCACCAGCACCTGCAGCGAAGGCTGCATCGTGACCTCCACCGCCTCCTCCGTTAGTGGCATAGGAGCCATCTTCTGGTCCGCCCCAACCTCGTCCGCCTTCAGTAGGCTTGGACTTTTCTTGATTTCCCTCTTGATGAGTTGTTTGGTTGTTTGTTTTCTGATTTGCTCCTTGAACTGAAGGAGATGCTTGGTCCTTATTTTCGTCTTTAGCATCTGTCTTATGATCTTCCGTCGAAGTAGCTGTTGATGATTTAGTATTCTCTTTTTTATGAGATGAGCTGTTTTTTGATGAAAGGCTGTGAGAGATGTGATGCGTTTTTGCTGCTGGCTTTACAGGTTCTTTTAAATGTTTTGATAAAAAACCGAAGAGAAAGAAGAAAGCTAGCAAAGAGAAGGTGATAATATTATATTTTTTTCTTTTCAAATTTGGCTCCGTTCCTAGTCATAGATGAAGAGTTAAAAATAACAGTAAAAAACCAGGTTTCCCTGGTTCTCATTATTAGCGGCTTACACGACGGCGAGCTGCTTTTTTACGGTTTTCTTCGATGAAAGCCAATTTCTTTTCTTCTGGTTCGATAATGGTTTTCTTAACTGCGAAGACAGCACCTGCTACAGTAGCAGCAGTTCCGATAACGCCAGTAGCGACACCTTTAGCGAATGAATGTTTTTTAGCCATGAGACTATCCTCCGTATATGTTATAATATGCTTATATTATCTAAAAAAATATCTAGAATAGCAAGTGAAAACATTATGAAAACCAAACTTATTGTAGTAGCTGGTCCTACTGCTGTGGGAAAAACAGCGCTTGGAATTGAATTGGCCAAGCGTTTTAATGGCGAAATTATTTCAGGAGATAGCCAGCAGGTTTACCGACAATTGAATATAGGAACCGCCAAGGCCACTCCTGAAGAGCAGGCAGCAGCAGTA
The DNA window shown above is from Streptococcus salivarius and carries:
- a CDS encoding DUF3042 family protein translates to MAKKHSFAKGVATGVIGTAATVAGAVFAVKKTIIEPEEKKLAFIEENRKKAARRRVSR